The following are encoded in a window of Neomicrococcus lactis genomic DNA:
- a CDS encoding glycosyltransferase — translation MPLHVAIFIDQHSETLGGMQTSVRLQKKFLERLGHRVTLVSPALRHRHDADPYIIELPSIPAGPGEYAMFVPNGFTRAVLDRELAKRPPLDLIHIQGDFWAAIAGYQLADRRRLPVVHTMHNNVHVGIEATMPVPKVVVRGLGEWQKRSLGLRGPAASTAWEFLGNFAQRANAVTAPSSHFAQLLEDEQVFQPVRVVSNGLDDDIATELLSGASSQASTTFPISSNGVGSREAEKRARPRLSWTGRFSQEKRLLPFLEAVKLSGIDADIHIFGGGALQKQAEAIAGSITTATVHFRGSVPYPTMLRELQLADALVQTSIGFESQGMTVFEAAALGTPSILADHRIAADLPEGSMWLTTSDDVAGLAHALETATADISNGSGPSTAAYDPTSFFQSAKTELMLELYREALGQRASTS, via the coding sequence ATGCCCCTTCACGTCGCGATTTTCATTGATCAACACTCTGAAACGCTGGGCGGGATGCAGACCTCGGTACGGCTGCAGAAGAAATTCCTTGAACGCCTAGGCCACCGCGTGACGCTCGTGTCACCGGCGCTGCGACATCGCCACGACGCGGATCCATACATCATTGAACTTCCGTCCATTCCGGCTGGTCCGGGGGAGTACGCGATGTTTGTCCCGAACGGCTTCACTCGTGCTGTCCTTGACCGAGAGCTCGCCAAGCGTCCGCCGCTGGATCTGATTCATATTCAGGGCGACTTTTGGGCGGCGATCGCCGGCTACCAGCTGGCAGATCGCCGACGACTTCCCGTGGTTCACACGATGCATAACAACGTCCATGTGGGAATCGAAGCGACCATGCCCGTGCCGAAGGTCGTCGTTCGAGGACTCGGCGAATGGCAAAAGCGTTCGCTGGGATTGCGTGGCCCGGCCGCTTCGACGGCATGGGAGTTCTTGGGGAACTTCGCCCAGCGGGCTAACGCGGTCACAGCGCCGTCGTCCCACTTTGCTCAGCTCCTGGAAGACGAGCAAGTTTTTCAGCCCGTTCGCGTGGTCTCCAACGGGCTCGATGACGACATCGCCACCGAACTGCTCTCTGGCGCTTCATCCCAAGCGTCCACGACTTTTCCCATCTCCTCAAACGGCGTTGGGTCACGTGAAGCTGAAAAGCGTGCGCGACCACGCCTCTCCTGGACAGGACGCTTCAGCCAGGAAAAGCGACTCTTGCCCTTCTTAGAAGCCGTGAAGCTCAGTGGCATCGATGCCGATATTCATATTTTCGGCGGTGGCGCTTTGCAGAAACAGGCAGAGGCGATTGCCGGATCCATTACGACGGCGACCGTCCACTTCCGCGGATCGGTTCCGTACCCCACCATGTTGCGCGAGCTCCAGCTAGCGGACGCTCTGGTGCAGACCTCGATTGGCTTCGAATCCCAAGGCATGACGGTCTTCGAGGCAGCCGCCTTGGGCACGCCGTCCATCTTGGCGGACCATCGCATTGCTGCCGATCTTCCCGAGGGCAGCATGTGGCTGACCACGAGCGATGACGTCGCCGGTCTTGCACACGCCCTCGAGACAGCGACAGCTGACATCAGTAACGGTTCTGGCCCCTCGACCGCGGCCTATGACCCCACGAGCTTCTTCCAGAGCGCCAAGACCGAGCTCATGCTTGAGTTGTATCGCGAGGCCCTCGGGCAGCGCGCAAGCACTAGCTAG
- a CDS encoding M23 family metallopeptidase encodes MPVVGHAAGSTTPGYLTPVILEPYEQPEFKWSPGHRGIDLGGTSPQEVTAPASGRVSFRGTVVDRPVISIDHGDGHVSSFEPVSSELKVGDVVTLGQVIGTIADGGHCSQRCVHWGVRLNGEYVDPMLFIVDTRPSILLPWEDG; translated from the coding sequence GTGCCAGTTGTGGGGCACGCGGCCGGATCTACGACGCCGGGCTATCTCACTCCCGTCATTCTTGAGCCCTACGAACAACCGGAATTCAAGTGGTCACCTGGTCATCGCGGGATCGATCTCGGCGGAACCTCTCCCCAAGAAGTGACTGCTCCTGCATCAGGGCGCGTGTCATTCCGGGGCACTGTGGTGGACCGACCAGTGATCTCAATTGATCATGGCGACGGACATGTCTCTTCTTTTGAGCCTGTTTCTTCAGAGCTCAAGGTTGGGGACGTAGTCACACTGGGGCAGGTCATCGGCACCATTGCGGACGGCGGGCACTGTTCGCAGCGCTGCGTTCATTGGGGTGTGAGGCTCAACGGTGAATACGTGGACCCGATGCTGTTCATCGTGGATACGCGCCCATCGATCCTGTTGCCATGGGAGGACGGCTAG